The DNA sequence atatttaattcGAAGAGAATAGAAATTGTTCCTTTgaattattatgattatgttttcattttttttttttggttatttttttttcgtttgaTTGTTATATGTCCCTTTTTTCATATCTTTGTTCATCTATTTTTCtgtatcatttttatatccCTTTCGTATAAATATGGTATGATTAGATATAGCAGAAATGTAACATATAACTTTAGGCCAGTTCAGATGAGGAGGAATGAAATGACTTATAAACATACGAAATGTAAGGCAAACACATCGTTATATACCCCTTCTAATGATACaaaaaatgttcatttttttgataaGAACAGAAGGATATCTCTTACTGCTAATGATATAGACTCAAATTATTGCAAAAGTCCATGTATTATGAGTGATGATGATAATACTGATAAAGCTTTATCTCCTGGGGATGGGGTACACGtaactaataaaaaattatcaggCGAATGTACCTCAGCAAAACGGGGGGAGGAAGGTACACATTCCAAAACTATACTAAGTGTTTATGACACATACAAATCTTTCATAGCAAAGGGGGACCTGAAAAATGTTTTCAAGGGAATTGTAATTGATAGTAAGGATAGAAGCAATGGGGtgaaagacaaaaaaaaaaagaatgaaggAGGAGGGGAAGCAGCTTTTAGGGGAAAAAATGGATGTGATGCTAACAGCTTGAATAGTACAAACAGTCTTGTCAACGAACTGAACACTAACAGTAGCTTAAACAGTAACTTAGGCAGAACATTAAACAGTACATTAAACAGTACATTAAACAGCATGAATAAAACGAGTAACAGCAGCGGAAAGGTGGTGTTCTTTCGAATTGAAGAAAACTGCTTTGTGAAAAAGGACGACACTGTGAATGATGATAATGCGAATGATGATAATGCGAATGATGATAATGCGAATGATGATAATGCAAATGATGATAATTCGAATGATGATAATGCGAATGATGGCAGTGTGAAGAAGACAGATGACATACTGaaggaagagaaaaaagatgCTGGGGTTGAAGCTAATATATCAGTGAGGAAAACGAATGAGGGGAAATTGGACATGCTAAATGTTTCTGAAGAAATAAACaacaaaattaacaatatgacaaaatttgcaaaaaaattacagCACATGATGTTTGATAGTAAGGACAAAAACAAACTGGATTATTTTGACAAGGGAAAAagtttaaataaattcatgAGCATGTTCAAtgggaaaaatgaaaagagtGAAAAAATTCATTCGGATGGCACGGAAAATGAGCAAggggaagaagaagaagagagaggggaggaggaggaggaggagAAAGAGGAGGAAGAGAAAGAGACGGATGAGGATGCGTATGAAGATGAAGATGAATATATCCATGTGGGGGAGGAAAAGGAATATCTTTTAAGTGACAGAAGAGGCGGTAAAAGTAAAAgtcaaaaaaaagatgatcCGGATGACTTACCAAGCAGTGCACAAAAGAAGGTGCAACGTTTGGGTCACAACAAGGGAAGAGATAAATACAATAGAGAGATAGATAAGGAAAAGAAGTACATTCAACATGGATCCAAAATGAATAAGACAGTATACACAAACGATATAAGATTAAATTCGTCATGTACCATATCAGATGAAAAGAGTGTAGATTACCACATGCGAATAAATAATGATGTTATTCCTAATTCACTTATAGTAAATAATAAGAAGATATCAATTAGTAGTAGTAAGATGGAAAGCACAAATAtgacatataaaaattttgttactCTTTCTtcagataataataatagggGAGGAGATAGTCATTACTGTTattctaataatatattagaatcaaaatttacaaaaaagaattttattttagatACATTTAAGAATAATATGTCGTTATctaatgaaacaaaaaatacaaatgatataaaaaagaaatattcatttatgcCAATTGTAAAATCAccatttcataatttttatttgtgtatGAGTACTATTGATAATAGAAGTAtatcaatattttcaaataatatagatGTGCCTAATGTACATTTACTACTTAATAGATGTCTGAATATGATAACATTAACTCAGAATTTCACGGGCATATTTACTATAATATATGAGAAGATAAATTATGCATTCAATTGGGATTTTAGTTTCTATActattgtaaatatattaattttgttttttttatgttatagtatttctttaattttgtacatcttatcttttattccttttcttttttatcgattcctttttttcctctttctCTCACTGGTTATTATAAGAAGTTATGAGTTAACGGAAGCAGGACATAGAGCTAGTTTATATtacaagaaaaagaaaaaaaaatgtaacagTAAAAAAGGCATGAAATGTTTAGGATTGCAggtttataataaaatttttattaggattataaaaaatatattaaagaatgAAGAGGAGAAATCTATCAAGTATCTCTTTTGGAAATTCATTTTCAAGATTTACAAATATGTTAGCAAGAATGCTAGCAAACATGCATACACAGTTCTTCTctatatttcttttgttttattttttctaaaaaattgGTTTAGAAgacttttaatattaaaggATATTGAGCACATGAAGATAGCTAGGCTACAGgcctttaaaaatttgtatttttttatacataaccGACTGACCAGGAAGGAAGCGATGTATGCTGGTGCTAGcagtaacaacaataatgCAGCTGGCGGTAATAGCAATAGTGCCGCTAGAAGCAACCCTGATGTAAGTAATAGCAACATTGCCACTAGCAGTAACGACAATAATGCTGCTACGTGTGATAGTAGTAACAACACTATGAAAGTGAGCGAGCACAACAATGGctgtaatagtagtaatagaaTAAACGAAATATTCTCTCTTAATAGAAAAAGTTCGGGAGAAAAGAAATGTACATCAACagatgagaaaaataaaaaaaaatttttgaatcCACAAGTATATGATACTTTTAGAAGTGTTGAAGAGTGTATTTATTCCTCTAGCGATAGGGAGGAAGCACCTAGTGTAATAAATGATAACAAGGTTGTAAATATGGATGAAGATGACGACGATGATGTCGATTCTGTAAGTCAGCTAACGGATAACGGTACAATGAATGTTAACGTTGATATATTCCTTCACTATTATTTCAAGAAAAGGAAGTACGACCTCTTCAATAACTTCATAAACATTAACCGGAACCATATGTGTAAGTACACCGCGAGGAAAAGGGTGCATATATTAGAGTTGGAGCTATTATGAGAAGAGCTATTTCATCCAAATGATGGAAGTCAACTGACTACGGTCAAGTGACCACTGTCATGTGACTATACTGCCATGTGAATATACTGACATGTGAATATACTGACATGTGAATATACTGACATGTGAATATACTGACATGTGAATATACTGACATGTGAATATACTGACATGTGAATATACTGACATGTGAATATACTGACATGTGAATATACTGACATGTGAATATACTGACATGTGAATATACTGACATGTGAATATACTGACATGTGAATATACTGACATGTGAATATACTGACATGTGAATATACTGACATGTGAATATACTGACATGTGAATATACTATCAAGTGGTCGCACGCAGATAGCTGCCTGTATACCTGAGTCATCGTTTGCTTTCGTGCGTGTTACATCACTGTGTGCACATACGCACGTGCAATACATAttgatttttctttttcttatttttttcagatATGTACAAGGACATAAACTTGCTGAACCATAATGAAGAACAAAAATTGAACTCGATAAATTACGAGGAATATTTTAATGGCTTAAACAATTACTCAAGCTCGTATgacaacaacaaaaaaagaagaagttAAATCTGTCCGCAGCCTTATGCAGGAAACACTACAACAGTGCAACTGTTCATCCATGCGACTATATGTGCTGGCTTATTTTGAGGGTTAATTTTAGCCTTTTccgtttatttattttgttttcttcaCGTTACGATTCTTTCTTTCCATTCCGTTCTGttccgtttttttttttttttttttttttaaattttccctttctatttgttaatatgatctatgctttttttttttgtaatttttcttaattaagTATTAGCAAACTACTTATTCAAGAAATtgataaaaacatttttcacGGTGTGGTAAAATGCTAAACTGCATAAACA is a window from the Plasmodium brasilianum strain Bolivian I chromosome 9, whole genome shotgun sequence genome containing:
- a CDS encoding hypothetical protein (conserved Plasmodium membrane protein) translates to MSTWINKKLISFSEKVIENVIDSFANKNAPIENIQNIQGTQLGKIISKVISSKYFFKNDDICYNAKDLDFNWNLKKRTKRRKQIRSRVITKSIEDELFDENQNRRRGGDQRKRSVQNGRKGQKKSIRKRIPRQSSDSQSKARDLSIDKHGEDVYNYVYKDEKDTNQLKIDESYITSALSLNARNVASETDENKKGSMIKKDVLFNSSVCSVLSEVKNKASSFNSNEAAGYVSVSFCTSNYSSDTSTSVSANSFKESSSIDTNEKSSSNVLSSSCCSFKTEKASPQMGRNEKEAVNGGGLGSELGSGLCSGLHNDLQNNSFNSNILSTDKDACVMQKESSLCKINVFVKEAKLLFFNKNVSISDISIYVTTIIEDKKYVGKLRKLSSKTLPMNNLTFNECVNHNLKDIFSDIVINIKYKNRKKEKEDMILGRAIIPLFLLLNTYKCKMKRIKNKIKYCTKCFLWLHIFPSNNKLFNYKFFKPVEGFEEYGMLNPLYTLGFLSVQVKIIFKRNPLLLTFFSNIRKPLFYYKMPIQFEPLYCQYYTENFFVYVTQLPIWLYKFFYIFNSKRIEIVPLNYYDYVFIFFFWLFFFRLIVICPFFHIFVHLFFCIIFISLSYKYGMIRYSRNVTYNFRPVQMRRNEMTYKHTKCKANTSLYTPSNDTKNVHFFDKNRRISLTANDIDSNYCKSPCIMSDDDNTDKALSPGDGVHVTNKKLSGECTSAKRGEEGTHSKTILSVYDTYKSFIAKGDLKNVFKGIVIDSKDRSNGVKDKKKKNEGGGEAAFRGKNGCDANSLNSTNSLVNELNTNSSLNSNLGRTLNSTLNSTLNSMNKTSNSSGKVVFFRIEENCFVKKDDTVNDDNANDDNANDDNANDDNANDDNSNDDNANDGSVKKTDDILKEEKKDAGVEANISVRKTNEGKLDMLNVSEEINNKINNMTKFAKKLQHMMFDSKDKNKLDYFDKGKSLNKFMSMFNGKNEKSEKIHSDGTENEQGEEEEERGEEEEEEKEEEEKETDEDAYEDEDEYIHVGEEKEYLLSDRRGGKSKSQKKDDPDDLPSSAQKKVQRLGHNKGRDKYNREIDKEKKYIQHGSKMNKTVYTNDIRLNSSCTISDEKSVDYHMRINNDVIPNSLIVNNKKISISSSKMESTNMTYKNFVTLSSDNNNRGGDSHYCYSNNILESKFTKKNFILDTFKNNMSLSNETKNTNDIKKKYSFMPIVKSPFHNFYLCMSTIDNRSISIFSNNIDVPNVHLLLNRCLNMITLTQNFTGIFTIIYEKINYAFNWDFSFYTIVNILILFFLCYSISLILYILSFIPFLFYRFLFFLFLSLVIIRSYELTEAGHRASLYYKKKKKKCNSKKGMKCLGLQVYNKIFIRIIKNILKNEEEKSIKYLFWKFIFKIYKYVSKNASKHAYTVLLYISFVLFFLKNWFRRLLILKDIEHMKIARLQAFKNLYFFIHNRLTRKEAMYAGASSNNNNAAGGNSNSAARSNPDVSNSNIATSSNDNNAATCDSSNNTMKVSEHNNGCNSSNRINEIFSLNRKSSGEKKCTSTDEKNKKKFLNPQVYDTFRSVEECIYSSSDREEAPSVINDNKVVNMDEDDDDDVDSVSQLTDNGTMNVNVDIFLHYYFKKRKYDLFNNFININRNHMYMYKDINLLNHNEEQKLNSINYEEYFNGLNNYSSSYDNNKKRRS